One Phaseolus vulgaris cultivar G19833 chromosome 11, P. vulgaris v2.0, whole genome shotgun sequence genomic window carries:
- the LOC137825501 gene encoding scarecrow-like protein 21, producing MDLNEFLSVGVTSSTGIPCTSSYTPISSIPNRLLGSLKHDIEYSPNSALSTHFDSDALSSALSDGQEQHTGGEIHSGVNPLQESNHYLYRPVSSVDHLQDGMQLSTRCFFPQDISYDHETRFALQELETTLMAPDGDDQVTTSSTSLGVSRRPTTSGQRNRSWSHEGQPSDVARVGKRHKSTEEVSLQGSPSTNLKQLLIVSAKALSENNIKDFDQLIEKARSVVSITGEPIQRLGAYLVEGLVAKKEASGNNIYHALRCREPDGKDLLSYMQLLYEICPYLKFGYMAANGAIAEACRDEDHIHIIDFQIGQGIQWWTLLQALAARPGGAPRVRITGIDDPLSKYVRGDGLEAVGKRLAEISQTFNIPVEFHSVPVLAPYVTEDMLDIRPGEALAVNFSLQLHHTADESVDMSNPRDGLLRLVKSLSPKVTTLIEQESNTNTTPFFNRFIETLDYYLAIFESIDVSLARKSKDRINVEQHCLARDIVNIIACEGKERVERHELLGKWKSRLTMAGFSQYPLSSYVNSVIRSLLRCYSEHYNLVEKDGAMLLGWKDRNLISASAWH from the coding sequence ATGGACTTGAATGAGTTTTTAAGTGTCGGTGTGACTAGTTCGACTGGAATCCCTTGCACATCATCTTATACTCCTATTTCATCAATACCCAACAGATTGCTTGGATCCTTGAAACACGACATAGAATACTCTCCTAATTCGGCCCTTTCTACTCATTTTGATTCTGATGCTCTTTCTTCTGCACTAAGTGACGGCCAGGAACAGCACACCGGTGGGGAAATTCACTCTGGTGTAAACCCTTTGCAGGAAAGCAATCATTATTTGTATAGGCCAGTCTCATCCGTGGACCATCTCCAAGATGGCATGCAACTATCTACTAGATGCTTTTTTCCACAGGATATAAGTTATGACCATGAGACTAGATTTGCATTGCAGGAATTAGAAACTACTTTGATGGCACCTGATGGTGATGATCAAGTCACCACATCAAGCACTTCTTTGGGTGTTAGCAGAAGGCCTACAACATCTGGCCAGAGAAACAGGTCCTGGAGCCATGAGGGTCAGCCAAGTGATGTTGCACGTGTAGGTAAGCGTCACAAATCAACCGAGGAAGTATCACTACAAGGATCCCCTTCAACCAATTTGAAACAATTGCTGATTGTATCTGCCAAAGCCTTGTCTGAAAACAACATAAAAGATTTTGATCAATTGATAGAAAAGGCTAGAAGTGTTGTGTCTATAACTGGGGAGCCAATCCAGCGCCTTGGTGCTTATTTGGTGGAAGGGCTTGTTGCAAAGAAGGAGGCATCAGGAAATAACATCTACCATGCCCTTAGATGCAGAGAACCTGATGGAAAAGACTTGCTCTCTTACATGCAGCTTCTGTATGAAATATGTCCCTACTTAAAATTTGGTTACATGGCTGCCAATGGCGCCATTGCTGAAGCTTGTAGAGATGAGGATCACATTCATATCATAGACTTTCAGATTGGTCAGGGAATTCAATGGTGGACACTTCTTCAAGCTCTTGCAGCAAGACCTGGTGGAGCTCCTCGTGTGCGGATCACAGGGATTGATGACCCCCTTTCTAAATATGTTCGTGGTGATGGATTAGAAGCCGTTGGAAAAAGGTTGGCTGAAATATCTCAGACATTTAACATCCCAGTTGAGTTCCACAGTGTGCCTGTTTTAGCTCCATATGTCACAGAAGACATGCTTGACATTAGGCCTGGTGAGGCTTTGGCTGTGAATTTCTCTTTGCAACTCCACCACACGGCTGATGAGAGTGTCGATATGAGCAATCCAAGGGATGGACTTTTGAGATTGGTGAAATCACTTTCTCCCAAGGTAACTACGTTGATTGAGCAAGAGTCAAACACTAATACCACTCCTTTCTTCAACAGGTTTATAGAAACCTTGGATTACTACTTGGCAATTTTTGAGTCCATTGATGTGTCTCTTGCAAGAAAGAGCAAGGATCGAATTAATGTGGAACAACATTGTCTGGCACGGGATATTGTCAATATTATTGCTTGTGAAGGGAAGGAAAGGGTAGAGAGACATGAACTGTTAGGCAAGTGGAAGTCTAGGTTGACAATGGCTGGCTTTTCTCAATATCCTTTGAGTTCATACGTGAATTCTGTCATAAGGAGCCTGCTTAGGTGCTATTCAGAACATTATAATCTTGTGGAGAAGGATGGGGCCATGTTGTTGGGATGGAAGGACAGAAATTTGATTTCAGCTTCAGCATGGCATTGA